One Candidatus Abyssobacteria bacterium SURF_5 DNA segment encodes these proteins:
- a CDS encoding ABC transporter permease, which produces MTWERIKHLVKKEFIQVFRDPRMKGVIFLMPIIQVLVFGYAVTTDLREARTAVLDFDDTIASREYISKFAESRYFDIRYVQDEREIHRLMDRGGVQAALVIRHGFENDVRAARAAPVQFIVDGTDSNTAGILLDYSARITRRFSGEVTMNRLSLRSQPASPIEVETRAWFNENLESRAFYVPGVIAIIVMLITLMLTSMAIVREKEIGTMEQLLVTPLSAPEFIIGKMLPFALIGLVDVLAVTLVAVFWFEVPVRGNLFLLLISAVLFLLTTLGVGLFISTVSGTQQQAMMTTFFFYFPAVLLSGFMFPIANMPLPVQWLTYINPLRYFLVIIRGIFLKGVGIDILWPQMLALALLGAGILGLAVYRFGKTSS; this is translated from the coding sequence ATGACGTGGGAACGCATAAAGCATCTGGTCAAAAAGGAATTCATTCAGGTCTTCCGAGACCCGAGGATGAAGGGGGTCATTTTCCTCATGCCCATCATCCAGGTCCTCGTGTTCGGATATGCAGTAACCACCGATCTTCGGGAGGCCAGGACCGCGGTGCTTGATTTCGACGACACCATAGCCAGCCGCGAGTATATCTCCAAGTTTGCCGAATCGCGCTACTTTGACATCAGGTATGTACAGGATGAGCGCGAAATTCATCGATTAATGGACAGGGGAGGCGTGCAGGCCGCACTTGTCATCCGTCATGGATTTGAAAACGATGTTCGAGCCGCTCGCGCCGCTCCCGTTCAGTTCATCGTTGATGGGACTGATTCGAATACCGCCGGCATCCTGCTGGATTACAGCGCACGGATCACCCGCCGGTTCTCGGGTGAGGTCACCATGAACCGTCTTTCCCTGCGATCACAGCCGGCCTCTCCCATTGAGGTCGAGACAAGGGCATGGTTCAATGAGAACCTTGAAAGCCGCGCATTTTACGTGCCCGGTGTAATAGCGATCATCGTGATGTTGATCACACTGATGCTCACCAGCATGGCCATCGTGCGAGAGAAGGAGATCGGGACAATGGAACAATTGCTTGTGACGCCGCTTTCGGCTCCGGAATTCATTATCGGCAAAATGCTCCCGTTCGCATTGATCGGGCTTGTCGATGTTTTGGCGGTGACACTGGTAGCCGTGTTCTGGTTCGAGGTCCCCGTCCGCGGGAACCTGTTTCTGTTGTTGATATCCGCCGTGCTTTTTCTTCTCACAACGCTCGGCGTCGGCTTGTTTATCTCGACAGTAAGCGGCACCCAGCAGCAGGCAATGATGACGACGTTCTTCTTCTATTTTCCGGCTGTCCTGCTCTCCGGTTTTATGTTCCCTATCGCCAACATGCCCTTGCCGGTCCAATGGTTGACCTATATCAACCCCTTGCGCTATTTTCTCGTGATCATCCGCGGCATCTTTCTGAAGGGTGTCGGCATCGACATCCTGTGGCCGCAGATGCTGGCTCTGGCGCTGCTCGGCGCCGGCATACTTGGACTCGCCGTTTATCGGTTTGGAAAAACAAGCTCGTGA
- a CDS encoding ABC transporter permease, translating into MRTMRVAAIARKEFIHVIRDPRSLAMGIAIPMLLIVLFGYALTLDVDNVPMVVWDQDSTHSSRELVSRFQGSRYFSIRDYIDDYAELERYIDSGKAGIVLVIPPGFSIGIESGRQTSVQLIVDGSDSNTATIVIGYADAVLFDYGGDVAAAFSEFGGRKIAPPVDFRPRAWYNPDLESRNYIIPGLIAVIMMVIAALMTSLTIAREWERGSMERLISTPVRTEELILGKLIPYFSIGMLDVALAVLMGEFLFQVPLRGTAAFVFLMAAIFLAGALGLGMLISIVTKSQLLASQLAMVLTFLPSFLLSGFMYAISNMPVAVQIITHLVPARYFVSLLKGIYLKGIGLEILWLQAALLLLFGIGILALGKLKLKKKLG; encoded by the coding sequence ATGAGAACGATGAGAGTCGCCGCGATAGCCAGAAAAGAATTCATCCATGTTATCCGCGATCCGAGGAGCCTCGCGATGGGAATAGCGATTCCTATGCTGCTGATCGTGCTTTTCGGATACGCGCTCACCCTTGACGTTGATAACGTGCCGATGGTCGTTTGGGATCAGGACTCAACGCATAGCAGTCGAGAGCTTGTCAGCAGATTCCAGGGCTCGCGCTATTTCTCGATCAGAGACTATATCGATGACTATGCCGAACTCGAGCGGTACATTGATTCCGGAAAAGCGGGGATCGTGCTTGTGATCCCGCCCGGTTTCTCGATCGGGATCGAGAGCGGCCGCCAAACCTCGGTTCAGCTTATCGTTGACGGGAGCGACTCGAACACCGCAACCATAGTCATCGGCTACGCCGATGCCGTTCTGTTCGATTATGGAGGCGATGTGGCCGCCGCCTTCTCTGAATTCGGTGGAAGAAAAATCGCTCCTCCTGTTGATTTCAGGCCGCGTGCCTGGTACAACCCCGATCTGGAATCGAGAAATTACATTATCCCGGGGCTGATCGCGGTCATTATGATGGTAATCGCCGCCCTCATGACATCGCTGACCATTGCAAGGGAATGGGAGCGCGGCAGCATGGAGCGCCTAATCTCGACTCCCGTGAGGACCGAGGAGTTGATTCTCGGCAAATTGATTCCTTATTTTTCGATCGGGATGCTGGATGTTGCGCTGGCAGTCTTGATGGGCGAGTTCCTGTTCCAGGTCCCGTTGCGCGGCACGGCGGCTTTCGTTTTCTTGATGGCGGCGATTTTCCTTGCGGGCGCTCTGGGTCTGGGGATGCTTATCAGCATCGTTACAAAAAGTCAGCTATTGGCCAGTCAGCTTGCGATGGTGCTCACCTTCCTGCCCTCGTTCCTGCTGTCCGGCTTCATGTACGCAATCAGCAACATGCCGGTGGCGGTTCAAATCATCACCCACCTGGTTCCCGCCCGCTACTTCGTCAGCCTCTTGAAAGGCATTTACCTGAAGGGAATCGGCCTCGAGATTCTCTGGCTCCAGGCTGCCCTGCTCTTGCTCTTCGGGATCGGCATTCTTGCCCTCGGCAAACTAAAGTTGAAAAAGAAACTGGGGTAG
- a CDS encoding ABC transporter ATP-binding protein — translation MNGRSDIAVRVKDLQKRFGDFTAVNRISFDVREGEIFGFLGPNGAGKSTTIKILTGILKATGGEGTVAGLDIFTQRALIKSHIGYMSQKFSLYEDLTVEENIDFYSGVYKIPPAKKKARKEWVIEMAGLARHRNSRTGVLSGGWKQRLALGCAILHEPPILFLDEPTSGVDPISRRRFWDLIYDLSEKRVTVFVTTHYMDEAEYCNRLALIYRGEIIASGSPGELKRNYMNGDVLDLSCDQPQEALSVLEKAPSIKEAALFGGGIHIVADNGEAAAADIRKRLAQSGFTVRRIEKISPSLEDVFVSLIEAGARSAPPQQEVGR, via the coding sequence GTGAACGGGAGAAGCGATATAGCCGTCCGGGTGAAGGATTTGCAAAAAAGATTCGGCGATTTCACCGCCGTCAACCGGATCAGTTTCGACGTTAGGGAAGGTGAGATCTTCGGATTTCTCGGGCCGAATGGGGCCGGAAAATCCACTACCATAAAAATACTCACCGGCATCCTGAAAGCAACGGGCGGAGAGGGGACTGTCGCCGGCCTCGACATTTTCACTCAGAGAGCACTCATCAAGTCGCACATCGGTTACATGAGCCAGAAATTCTCGCTCTATGAGGATCTTACGGTGGAGGAGAATATCGACTTTTACAGCGGCGTCTACAAAATCCCTCCGGCAAAGAAGAAGGCGCGCAAGGAATGGGTGATCGAGATGGCGGGGCTTGCTCGACATCGCAACAGCAGAACCGGCGTGCTCTCAGGCGGCTGGAAACAGCGGCTGGCATTGGGCTGCGCCATCCTGCATGAACCACCAATCCTGTTTCTTGACGAGCCAACCTCGGGCGTTGACCCAATCAGCCGCCGCCGGTTCTGGGACCTGATATACGACCTCTCAGAGAAGCGCGTCACGGTCTTCGTAACCACTCATTACATGGATGAAGCCGAATACTGCAATCGATTGGCGCTTATTTATCGCGGTGAGATCATCGCTTCCGGCTCGCCCGGCGAACTCAAACGGAACTATATGAACGGCGACGTGCTCGATCTGTCGTGCGATCAGCCGCAGGAAGCGCTCTCCGTGCTCGAGAAAGCACCTTCCATAAAAGAAGCCGCTCTGTTCGGGGGAGGCATTCATATCGTTGCGGATAACGGTGAAGCCGCAGCCGCGGATATCCGCAAGCGCCTCGCGCAGTCCGGCTTTACCGTCAGACGGATTGAGAAGATTTCGCCCTCGCTCGAGGACGTGTTTGTTTCTCTCATTGAAGCCGGCGCACGCAGCGCCCCGCCTCAGCAGGAGGTTGGCAGATGA